The genomic segment tgAAGAGTGGAAATGGTCCTTTATCTTTGATGCTTTGCTAATAAAGAGAATTTTGTTCACCTCATTCCAGGGCAGTCTGGGGCTGGCAACAACTGGGCCAAGGGCCACTACACAGAGGGGGCTGAGCTAGTGGACTCAGTCCTGGATGTGGTGCGGAAGGAAGCTGAGAGCTGTGACTGCCTGCAGGGCTTCCAGCTGACCCACTCACTGGGTGGGGGCACAGGCTCTGGCATGGGCACGCTGCTCATCAGCAAGATCCGAGAAGAGTACCCTGACCGCATCATGAACACCTTCAGTGTGGTGCCCTCCCCCAAAGTGTCTGACACGGTGGTTGAGCCCTACAATGCCACCCTCTCTGTCCATCAGTTGGTAGAGAACACGGATGAGACCTATTGCATTGACAATGAGGCCCTGTACGACATCTGCTTCCGCACCCTCAAGCTGACCACGCCAACCTATGGGGACCTCAACCACCTTGTCTCAGCCACCATGAGTGGTGTCACCACCTGCCTCCGCTTCCCTGGTCAGCTCAATGCTGACCTCCGCAAGCTGGCAGTCAACATGGTGCCCTTCCCACGTCTCCATTTCTTCATGCCTGGCTTTGCACCTCTGACCAGCCGTGGAAGCCAGCAGTATCGGGCCCTCACTGTACCTGAACTCACCCAGCAGGTCTTTGATGCCAAGAACATGATGGCTGCCTGTGACCCCCGCCATGGCCGTTACCTCACTGTGGCTGCTGTCTTCCGTGGGCGGATGTCCATGAAGGAGGTAGATGAGCAGATGCTCAACGTGCAAAACAAGAATAGTAGCTACTTTGTGGAATGGATCCCCAACAATGTCAAGACCGCTGTCTGCGATATCCCGCCCCGTGGCCTCAAGATGGCAGTCACCTTCATTGGAAATAGCACAGCCATCCAGGAGCTTTTCAAGCGCATCTCAGAGCAGTTCACAGCCATGTTCCGGCGCAAAGCCTTCCTCCACTGGTACACAGGTGAAGGCATGGACGAGATGGAGTTCACCGAAGCTGAGAGCAACATGAACGACCTTGTCTCTGAGTATCAGCAGTACCAGGATGCCACCGCAGAAGAAGAAGAGGATTTCGGTGAGGAGGCTGAAGAGGAGGCTTAAGGCAGAGTACCATCACCTTAGGCTTCTccattccctcttcctcagcTGCCCCTATCCTCTCCCTCAGAATTTGCATTCTctgcctcttatttttttttcccttttttttggggggggggtcctagaacagtgcctggcacgtaataggcgctcaataaatacttgttgttTGTTGAATGTCTCCTCTCTTCCACTCTGGGAAACCTAGATTTCTGCTGTTCTGGGTcaccctgtattttcttttggtgTCCATTTTCCCGTTTGTGCAGTTgatatttccctttgttttttaaggtGATTCACTGAGAAGCTGGGTCTCATTAGATCCCATTTAGAACATGTGCTGAAAACATCGCCACCATCCTAAGCCCATGTGGTAGCCCAGGGGAAAGGAAACCAAGCTACCTCATAGCAGTAGAGGTACATATCGAGAAGGTAGGGTTTTCTATTCTAGAGCAGTTTTAGAGAGGGAAATCCAGGCTCTTGAAGTCCAAATCCAGGAATCTTCCTGCTCTCAGCTTCAGGGGAGATGTTGACAGTATTGTCTATTTTTAGTCTTCTTCCAAGCTCTGTCCTGAGCTGTTTCTTTTGAGGGGTCTGTGCCACTTTGTTGAGTGGGATCCTTCCCTCCTACATAAACTGCTTCACGTGTTcgatttcttccttttcccagggGAAAGAGGGACTGGCCTTGATCCCTAAAGTCTGGAAAggccccctcccactccccactttTTCTTAACAAAACTCCAGCTCTACTGTGTACATATAGAAAAGTGTGTATTGCCACCTAAATCATTTGAGTCATTCTTCCAGAGGGGACAAGGAGACCCTCCACCTTTTGGCAACACCTCAGCTCTTCCTTCTGCTATTCCCTTTCCCCACACACCCTTGATTTTTGTCCTGTCCTACATTTCAAATTTCTACTTTGTGTtgaacttgctttttttcatattgaaaagaTACCATTGCcccaaaagccaaaaataaaaaaactgaaaaaaagttgCGAGATGTGTGCTCATTTAGGGAAAGATTGCCATTGGACAACCTGAGGCTCAAGTTCAGCTACGCTTATACTCTGCTCTTAATAAACTGATGAGAATATCCTTGTACTTAACCTTATCCTGGTAGAACTATTTCACCATCCTCACTACCAGTCTCAATAACTAGGATAGGCATAGACTCCTACAGGATTGACAGAAATGGGAACTGAGATGAATGTTGAATAGTGCGTAAGTGGCTCCCAGATGAATCGCCTCTTGGGAACTTGTGTAGAAATGCAGATCACCAGGCCTACCCAGATGTACTGAACCAGAAACCAGCTGACTAGTAATCTGTTTAGCAGTACTCCAGGAGAATCTTGTGAATGCAGAGTTGAACGCTATTATTGCACTACTTTCAGTGCACAGCACATCCAGGATTCATTTGAGttatgggtcttgcttttttctcttacaCCTTGgcaattttctcatttaactccAGGGAAAGATAAAGATAACTAGTGAGGGATGCTACTCCATGGTCCTATTCTAAAGTACTGTTTCaccaaataaatatacttttctaAGGCACAAAATAAGTCAGCTACCCTGGAAATTTAAGTCCATGTAATTTTCCTTCCAATTAATAAAGGGAACTAGTGCAGTTCTCccaatttcttccattttagcATGTTTTGCGTATTACCAACTTTTGCCAAAGAAAATTGTATGACGTTAACTACGTGTTAACTTGCTTTTCTCCCATTCTAAAAAGTGTTGAATGAAGGGAAGATGCTACGTTCCAGTATTAACTTTGAATCAGTTCTGCTTTATTAAGTTAATTATTAATCAGTATCAGTACTTTGTAACAGCAACTCATTTGATAAAGTTGAGAACCTCCAGGCGATCCCTCAGTTTTGGTCAGGAAAATTCTAGACCATAAATGTATACAGTCCAGTTAGAAAGTTAAATTGCAGGGTGCGGGGTGAGTAGGATAATCAGAAGGCTGGCATGAAACCCGTGGGGGACTGGGTAGTCTTAGCAGTGTGGGGCTCGGAAGAAGAGCAACCCCTCCTCTCCAAGGCAAGGCACAAGCTATTTGGCAAGGAGATGAGGGGTGGAACCCCATTGTCAAGGGTGTGCTCAGAGAAGCCAGTTGTGCATGCAGTATGGGGACCATTCTGGCAACCATGAAGCAAGGCATCGGCAAAGGTTGAGGGCTCAAGCTGTTCGCAGAGGCTTGTGGTTAACCTGGTAAAAAGACCACAGTGATGACACGGGAACCATGTACCCTGTTCTCCCAGCTCCCCATTTGGATGAAAGCTACAGAAAGGACACGTATTTCCAGGAAGCATCTAAGTTTTTTCTGCCGCCCTACCTTAACCTCTTGTCAAGCAGTCATAAGGAGCCATGTACAGCACCAAATCACTGCAAAGGAGTGGAGAGGGCCAAAGCCCTGCTAAAGTAGACTCTCCTTGGCTCCTAATCTCATTCAGTGCATTCAGTGCCAGCCTCAAGAAGGCTCCAAGGAACCCAGCTTGAAGGTCACTGCTACAGTCTATTGTTTTCACTTAAATATCTTTCTAAGAACTTCTATATTTGAGAGAATGTATGcaaggtgggggggggttgtgaggaaggaacagaaagggaagggagtaggacaagcagactgcactgagcactgGGCCCAATGCAGgccaataccaggaccctgagatcatgtcctgagctgtaaccaagagccagatgacccacccaggtgcccctatgtaaGATAGACaggtagatatatatattttaagcacTCTCATGTATAGTACTtaactatgtgtcaggcactgtcctaAACACTGCcaattttactcatttaatcccTGTAACAATTCGACAGTAAATCCTATTATTAACCTGATTTTAAGGTGAggaaagagatacagagaagtaGCTAACTTGTGTAAGGTCACAGCTAGCATGCACTGGGGCCAGGATTCACACCAAAACAGTATGATTCCAGAGACTGCTCTGACTTTTATCATAATCTATAGGTGAATAAAGAGGCATCAAGAAAAGCAgtgatgggcagccctggtggcgcagcggtttagcgcacctgcagcctggggcatggtcctggagacctgggatcgagtcccacatcaggctccctgcatggagcctgcttctccctctgcctctgcctctctctctccccctctccgtgtgtgtctcacattaataaataaataaaattaaaaaaaagaaagaaaagcagtgatATGCCTTGGAATTAACTGTTAATAGGCTGCAACCAGTTCTGTGTACTAGTGCAACCATAGGCTCTAGAAGGCAGTCAGCCTGGGTTTGAAGTCTAGCTTTACCAGCTGTATGTCAGGGGCAAAATTCCTTAATATATTGGAAGTTGTTTCTCTACTTTGTAAAATACTATATACCCAAAGGATGGtttgattaaaacaacaacaacataccATTGGTGTAGAGGCTTAGCATGGCATCTAGCATATAGAAAGCAAAACTATCAGTGGCCCCCCCAACCCTCCTTGCTGGCCTAGTGCTGGCCTGCTGCATCACATGCCCAAGAACCCAGAAATTCACAGAAAATCCACACCACCCACCCTAGAGACCCTCACCTGGGAGATGCTGACGCCTGTGAGTCTCTCCACACTCTCTGGCAGGCGGCTCAGGATGTCCAGTACTTCTCCGGTCACTTTGGCCGCCCCCATGGCCCCACCTCCACTGGACACTAGTGTGATCTTATTGGCTGAGGTCAAGGGACCACTGATCTCCTCTGCCACCTGGTAGGTGAAAGATACCCACTCAACACCTGTAGTCTGACCACACCCCTCCTAAATTGCTTTACGCTGGGCTTCAAGATCATTGATCATCTTCACTTTGTAAGGATTATCTTTCTTTACTTTGGTCACTGGGTTCTAATTCCTACCCCTCGTTTATGGTCCCCTAGTCTGTTCTCCCCAAGCCCCTCATTTCCCCCCACCCTACACTCCCTGGTTCTGTTCCTCTCCTGGTGCCCACACAACCTCCAGACCTGGGGCAGCTT from the Canis lupus dingo isolate Sandy chromosome 12, ASM325472v2, whole genome shotgun sequence genome contains:
- the TUBB gene encoding tubulin beta chain produces the protein MREIVHIQAGQCGNQIGAKFWEVISDEHGIDPTGTYHGDSDLQLDRISVYYNEATGGKYVPRAILVDLEPGTMDSVRSGPFGQIFRPDNFVFGQSGAGNNWAKGHYTEGAELVDSVLDVVRKEAESCDCLQGFQLTHSLGGGTGSGMGTLLISKIREEYPDRIMNTFSVVPSPKVSDTVVEPYNATLSVHQLVENTDETYCIDNEALYDICFRTLKLTTPTYGDLNHLVSATMSGVTTCLRFPGQLNADLRKLAVNMVPFPRLHFFMPGFAPLTSRGSQQYRALTVPELTQQVFDAKNMMAACDPRHGRYLTVAAVFRGRMSMKEVDEQMLNVQNKNSSYFVEWIPNNVKTAVCDIPPRGLKMAVTFIGNSTAIQELFKRISEQFTAMFRRKAFLHWYTGEGMDEMEFTEAESNMNDLVSEYQQYQDATAEEEEDFGEEAEEEA